The DNA segment CGAGGAGATTGGCAATGGGCTGATCTTGATCAAAGATGCGCAGGGAGAAGTCATTGGGTTTGAGCGGTTATATTTCAAGTCCAAGACCTCTTCTCAGGAACTGGGAGTCGTGCTCCAAACGGCAAAGACATGAGGGCCGGGAGCTCAAGACATGCACTCAAATACCACTAACGAGCCGATGAACGAGGGTGCAGTACGTCAGAGGGTACCAGCACATTCATGATGCAGTGGCGAGAATCTCCGTTGCGAGGGCATATGCCGAACACCATCCCCGAAATCGATTGTGACGTGGCCGTGATTGGCGGCGGGATTGCCGGTCTGTCGGCGGCCATCACCGCCAGGCACGCCGGCGCCGAGACGATTGTGATCGAGAAAGCGCCGAAGCTACAACGCGGCGGCAACTCGGCCATCGCCGATGCACAGATTCGTTATCCGCACGAGCCGGATGCGTATTGTCCGACCAGACAAACCAAAGAGGACTTCTTCGACGCCTTCATGAAAGTGTCGCGCGGTCGAGCGAATAAGGATCTCATTCATGTGGTCGTGGATAACGCTGCCGATGTAGTGGACTGGCTCACAGATCTCGGCGTGCAATGGGAAAAAGGCTACCCCAACGTTGCCGGCTATCGTCGTCAACCGGTCGGCGGCGGCTGGCAATTGGTCGATACGCTGTACAAGCATCTCGAGCGCGGCGGGGTGCATGTGGCCTACGAGACGGCGGCGGAACAACTCCTGACGGATCGCTCTGGGCGTGTGGTTGGTGTCCGAGTGCTGGAGCCGGAAGGCTACACCGACATTAAAGCGCGAGGTGGCGTGGTCATTGCCTGTGGCGGGTTCGAGGCCAACGTGGAAATGCGTGTGCGCTATCTGGGCCGCTTTATGGATAACATCATCCTGCGCGGCTCGCGTTATAACACCGGCGACGGCCTACGCATGGCCTTGGCGATCGGTGCGCAGCCGGCCGGCCAATGGGGCGATTTTCATTCCG comes from the Deltaproteobacteria bacterium genome and includes:
- the tcuA gene encoding FAD-dependent tricarballylate dehydrogenase TcuA, which codes for MPNTIPEIDCDVAVIGGGIAGLSAAITARHAGAETIVIEKAPKLQRGGNSAIADAQIRYPHEPDAYCPTRQTKEDFFDAFMKVSRGRANKDLIHVVVDNAADVVDWLTDLGVQWEKGYPNVAGYRRQPVGGGWQLVDTLYKHLERGGVHVAYETAAEQLLTDRSGRVVGVRVLEPEGYTDIKARGGVVIACGGFEANVEMRVRYLGRFMDNIILRGSRYNTGDGLRMALAIGAQPAGQWGDFHSAVLDARSTPFECGVTAIYIFQLGLFIDEDGERFLDEGEDFRDQTYVKFSKAIMNHKSGVAFNVFDDKVRTEDPEVWKRAIRTSEEPYEANSMRKLAAILQIPPERMERTIREYNAACQSGVFDPLKLDGLSTAGLAVNKTNWARPLDTPPFLAYPVTGGITFTFGGLKANADAQVLHTSGRIIPGLYVAGEPMGELYYYNYMGATSVLRGAVFGRIAGWQAAQSRPA
- a CDS encoding DUF2283 domain-containing protein, which codes for MAQVKVIHDPVGETLTVYWDDPERGEVCEEIGNGLILIKDAQGEVIGFERLYFKSKTSSQELGVVLQTAKT